The following coding sequences lie in one Apium graveolens cultivar Ventura chromosome 1, ASM990537v1, whole genome shotgun sequence genomic window:
- the LOC141691721 gene encoding ammonium transporter 3 member 1-like encodes MWISEETGSLLVRMNIKDWMMFVPLWLTFSYTVGAFSLWGGGFLFQWGVIDYTVGFIIYLSSGIAGLTAAYWIGPRSKADMERFPPNNIMLMLAGAGLLWIGWAGFNGGGPYTANIDSSMAILNTNTYATTSLLVWTLLDVIFFKKPFLIGAVQGMITGLICITPGAEWDAMYTTQVTQQNKNYHSGIIKLASCGSYRMQDILEKPQPLSPRALIVDRLGM; translated from the exons ATGTGGATCTCAGAAGAGACAG GTTCATTGCTTGTGAGGATGAACATCAAGGATTGGATGATGTTTGTGCCTCTGTGGTTGACGTTTTCGTATACAGTTGGAGCGTTCAGCTTGTGGGGCGGTGGATTTTTGTTCCAATGGGGTGTTATTGATTACACTGTTGGCTTTATTATTTATCTTTCTTCTGGAATTGCTGGCTTAACTGCTGCTTATTGG ATCGGGCCTAGATCAAAGGCTGACATGGAAAGGTTCCCACCTAACAATATAATGTTGATGTTAGCTGGAGCAGGACTATTATGGATAGGCTGGGCTGGTTTTAACGGTGGAGGGCCTTACACCGCCAACATAGACTCATCAATGGCAATTCTGAACACAAACACTTATGCAACAACTAGTCTACTTGTTTGGACCTTGTTGGATGTCATCTTCTTCAAGAAACCTTTCCTCATTGGAGCAGTTCAAGGCATGATCACCGGCCTTATTTGCATTACTCCTGGTGCAG AATGGGATGCGATGTACACTACTCAAGTAACTCAGCAAAATAAAAATTACCACAGTGGGATTATAAAACTTGCTTCTTGTGGTTCCTACAGAATGCAG GACATTCTGGAAAAACCCCAGCCTCTCTCTCCCCGGGCTCTAATTGTCGATAGGTTAGGAATGTGA